One stretch of Zootoca vivipara chromosome 8, rZooViv1.1, whole genome shotgun sequence DNA includes these proteins:
- the UTP23 gene encoding rRNA-processing protein UTP23 homolog, whose protein sequence is MKIKRQKHAKKNVGFYKHNFGFREPFQVLLDGTFCQAALRNKIQIREQLPGYLAGATQLCTTRCVLKELESLGKELYGAKLIAQRFQVRNCSHFKNPVSGSACLLSMIEGGNPHHYFIATQDQDLATKVKKKAGVPLLFIIQNTMVLDKPSMKSLASAQAAQTNRLIPEHQKLSIELLKEEQGLAKTSEPRKRKRKRASGPNPLSCLKKKKKAQETLQPSAAKKKGNRKRKKRKLEAGGETVPSGSQNVEA, encoded by the exons ATGAAGATCAAGCGGCAGAAGCACGCCAAGAAGAACGTGGGCTTCTACAAGCACAACTTCGGCTTCCGCGAACCCTTCCAGGTGCTCCTGGACGGCACCTTCTGCCAGGCCGCGCTGCGCAACAAGATCCAGATCCGAGAGCAGCTGCCCGGATACCTGGCCGGGGCCACGCAGCTCTGCACGACGCG atGTGTCCTGAAAGAGTTGGAATCCTTAGGGAAGGAGCTCTATGGGGCAAAACTAATTGCGCAGAGATTTCAAGTTCGCAATTGTTCTCACTTCAAAAATCCAGTGAGCGGCTCAGCCTGCCTCTTGTCCATGATCGAGGGTGGGAATCCGCACCATTACTTCATTGCTACGCAG GACCAAGATCTGGCAACAAAAGTAAAGAAAAAGGCTGGAGTTCCCCTTCTCTTCATAATTCAGAACACAATGGTTCTTGACAAACCTTCCATGAAATCTTTGGCTTCGGCACAAGCAGCACAGACAAACCGGCTGATTCCAGAGCACCAAAAACTAAGCATTGAACTTCTCAAAGAGGAGCAGGGTCTGGCAAAGACCTCGGAGCCGAGAAAAAGGAAACGGAAAAGGGCCAGTGGCCCTAATCCTCTCAGCTgcctgaagaaaaagaaaaaggcacaggagACCTTGCAGCCTTCAGCAGCTAAGAAAAAGGGGAATAGGAAACGCAAGAAAAGGAAACTGGAAGCAGGAGGAGAGACTGTGCCATCAGGGTCACAGAATGTGGAAGCATGA